In Micromonospora sp. NBC_01813, the following are encoded in one genomic region:
- a CDS encoding amino acid-binding protein, whose protein sequence is MLLRVRVTLPDRPGALGQVARTLGVAGADIVQVTVLERLGGRAVDDFSVVWPGTARVDRLLAGLAAIPGVQVDGVWRAIGAPVNGGQDAELLAQVAANPTDGLATLVDAVPGLLAADWAVAAVVPADWAIRSGSRPSSGATAPTALGSLDAELRLDAPLRSGDGFVAGLTVPVDEPPTGGEPAVGYASWRAPVPLRLPEVTPLRARPMDGPDGVRYASVPFGRAGLVLIVARTDGDGLPAAAFHITEVDRIAQLVRAATVILGDRLDLVTAEPVVVQR, encoded by the coding sequence ATGTTGCTGAGGGTTCGTGTGACCCTGCCGGACCGGCCCGGTGCGCTCGGACAGGTGGCCCGCACACTCGGGGTGGCGGGCGCCGACATCGTCCAGGTGACGGTGCTGGAGCGGCTCGGGGGCCGGGCGGTGGACGACTTCTCGGTGGTCTGGCCGGGGACTGCCCGGGTGGACCGGCTGCTCGCCGGACTCGCCGCTATTCCGGGCGTCCAGGTCGACGGTGTCTGGCGCGCCATCGGTGCCCCGGTCAACGGCGGTCAGGACGCCGAACTGCTCGCGCAGGTGGCGGCCAATCCCACCGATGGACTCGCCACCTTGGTCGACGCGGTGCCCGGGCTGCTGGCGGCCGACTGGGCCGTTGCCGCCGTGGTGCCGGCGGACTGGGCGATTCGCAGTGGTTCGAGGCCATCTTCCGGTGCCACGGCACCGACGGCGCTCGGCTCGCTCGACGCTGAGCTGCGCCTCGACGCTCCGCTTCGCTCCGGTGACGGATTCGTGGCGGGCCTGACGGTGCCGGTCGACGAGCCGCCGACCGGCGGCGAGCCCGCGGTGGGCTACGCCAGCTGGCGAGCTCCGGTGCCGCTGCGACTGCCCGAAGTCACTCCGCTGCGGGCGCGGCCGATGGACGGGCCGGACGGGGTGCGGTACGCCTCGGTGCCGTTCGGCCGGGCCGGTCTGGTGCTGATCGTCGCCCGGACCGACGGCGACGGGCTGCCCGCGGCGGCCTTCCACATCACCGAGGTGGACCGGATCGCCCAGTTGGTCCGAGCGGCCACGGTGATCCTCGGCGACCGGCTGGATCTGGTGACCGCCGAACCGGTCGTCGTCCAGCGTTGA
- a CDS encoding LacI family DNA-binding transcriptional regulator, translating into MTTQRTRSLGRPTLDAVAARAGVGRGTVSRVVNGSPQVSPEARAAVQQAIAELGYVPNRAARALVTQRTDSVALVVSESEERVFGEPFFAGIVRGISSGLLDTPMQLWLAMAQSPAERERVEHHLTNQHVDGVLLLSLHDADPLPTLLEQRGLPSVLGGRPARMLHPDARPAYFVDVDNAGGARLAVEYLLARGRRRVATIAGPQDMGVGVARLTGYHEAIRHSGQPAGATMVAYGDFSEGSGTAAMRHLLERHPDLDAVFVASDLMACGALRALRETGRRVPDDVAVVGFEDASIARQSDPPLTTVYQPVEEMGRQMARLLLSRIRRDELQVPYVLLETHMVPRASA; encoded by the coding sequence ATGACTACCCAGCGCACCCGGTCGCTCGGCCGGCCCACCCTCGACGCGGTAGCCGCGCGGGCCGGGGTGGGGCGGGGCACGGTGTCCCGTGTCGTCAACGGGTCACCGCAGGTCAGCCCGGAGGCTCGGGCGGCCGTCCAACAGGCGATCGCCGAGTTGGGCTACGTGCCGAACCGCGCTGCCCGCGCGCTGGTCACCCAGCGGACCGACTCGGTCGCTCTGGTGGTCTCCGAGTCCGAGGAGCGGGTGTTCGGCGAGCCGTTCTTCGCGGGCATCGTGCGGGGCATCAGTTCCGGACTGCTCGACACCCCGATGCAACTGTGGTTGGCGATGGCCCAGTCGCCAGCGGAGCGGGAGCGGGTCGAGCACCATCTGACCAACCAGCACGTCGACGGCGTCCTGCTGCTGTCGCTGCACGACGCGGATCCGTTGCCGACGCTGCTCGAGCAACGCGGGCTACCGAGCGTGCTGGGTGGCCGGCCGGCGCGGATGCTGCATCCGGACGCGCGCCCGGCCTACTTCGTCGACGTGGACAACGCCGGTGGTGCCCGGCTGGCGGTCGAGTATCTGCTCGCCCGGGGGCGTCGGCGGGTGGCGACGATCGCCGGACCGCAGGACATGGGCGTCGGCGTCGCCCGACTGACCGGCTACCACGAGGCGATCCGGCACAGCGGCCAACCTGCGGGGGCCACGATGGTGGCGTACGGGGACTTCAGCGAGGGCAGCGGCACCGCGGCCATGCGCCATCTGCTGGAACGCCACCCCGATCTGGACGCCGTCTTCGTCGCGTCCGACCTGATGGCGTGCGGGGCACTGCGGGCGCTGCGCGAGACGGGCCGTCGGGTGCCCGACGATGTGGCGGTGGTCGGGTTCGAGGACGCCTCGATCGCCCGGCAGTCCGACCCGCCGTTGACGACCGTTTACCAGCCGGTCGAGGAGATGGGGCGGCAGATGGCCCGGCTGCTGTTGTCCCGGATTCGACGCGACGAGCTGCAGGTGCCCTATGTCCTGCTAGAGACCCATATGGTGCCGCGAGCCTCAGCGTGA
- a CDS encoding GH1 family beta-glucosidase, whose protein sequence is MTKAASPQTAEFREGSGQLLFPPGFLWGAATAAYQIEGAASVDGRTPSIWDTFSHTPGKVLGGDSGDVACDHYHRYRDDVGLMAELGLKSYRFSVSWPRVQPGGSGPANQAGLDFYQRLVDELLAQGIEPWLTLYHWDLPQPLEDAGGWPARDTAARFADYAELVHGALGDRVRYWTTLNEPWCSAFLGYGSGVHAPGVTDGAASVRAAHHLMLGHGLAVQAMRAARPDHDFGVTLNLYAVSPQTDSAADVDAARRIDGLANRIFLDPILRGQYPSDVVEDLAPVTDQAHVRDGDLDVIATPLNVLGINYYTRHVVAAPLPDAAVEPSNWPGSERVRFVDRGLPVTDMGWEVDAPGLVEVLRRVHDEYPEVPIYITENGSAYVDEVVNDKVDDPDRLTYFDLHLRACHEAISAGVPVRGYFAWSLMDNFEWAWGYSKRFGMIHVDYGTQLRIPKSSARWYADVIRRNGLAAQ, encoded by the coding sequence GTGACCAAAGCAGCAAGTCCGCAGACCGCGGAGTTCCGGGAAGGCTCCGGTCAGCTCCTGTTCCCACCCGGTTTCCTCTGGGGTGCCGCCACGGCGGCGTACCAGATCGAGGGTGCGGCGAGCGTCGATGGCCGGACACCGTCCATCTGGGACACCTTCAGTCACACTCCGGGCAAGGTCCTCGGTGGCGACAGCGGGGACGTGGCCTGTGACCACTACCACCGTTACCGTGACGACGTGGGGCTGATGGCCGAGCTCGGCCTGAAGTCCTACCGGTTCTCGGTGTCCTGGCCGCGGGTGCAGCCCGGCGGTTCCGGCCCGGCCAACCAGGCCGGCCTGGACTTCTACCAGCGCCTGGTCGACGAACTGCTGGCCCAGGGGATCGAGCCGTGGCTGACCCTCTACCACTGGGATCTGCCCCAGCCGCTGGAGGATGCGGGCGGCTGGCCGGCGCGGGACACCGCCGCGCGGTTCGCCGACTATGCCGAGCTGGTGCACGGCGCACTGGGTGACCGGGTGCGCTACTGGACCACGCTCAACGAACCCTGGTGCTCGGCGTTCCTCGGGTACGGCTCCGGGGTGCACGCTCCGGGCGTCACCGACGGTGCCGCCTCGGTCCGCGCCGCCCACCATCTGATGCTCGGGCACGGCCTCGCCGTGCAGGCGATGCGGGCGGCCCGCCCGGACCACGACTTCGGCGTCACGCTGAACCTGTACGCGGTGTCCCCGCAGACCGATTCGGCGGCCGATGTCGATGCGGCCCGGCGGATCGACGGGCTGGCGAACCGGATCTTCCTGGACCCGATCCTGCGGGGGCAGTACCCGTCGGACGTGGTGGAGGATCTGGCCCCGGTCACCGACCAGGCGCACGTGCGCGACGGGGACCTCGATGTCATCGCCACCCCGCTCAACGTGCTCGGGATCAACTACTACACCCGCCACGTGGTCGCCGCGCCGCTGCCGGACGCCGCCGTCGAGCCGTCCAACTGGCCGGGCAGCGAGCGGGTCCGGTTCGTCGACCGGGGGCTGCCGGTGACCGACATGGGGTGGGAGGTCGACGCCCCCGGGCTGGTCGAGGTGCTCCGCCGGGTGCACGACGAGTACCCGGAGGTGCCGATCTACATCACCGAGAACGGCTCGGCCTACGTCGACGAGGTGGTCAACGACAAAGTTGATGATCCGGACAGGTTGACCTATTTCGACCTGCACCTGCGTGCGTGTCACGAAGCAATCTCGGCTGGAGTGCCAGTGCGGGGCTACTTCGCGTGGTCTTTGATGGATAATTTCGAATGGGCCTGGGGCTATTCGAAGCGCTTCGGCATGATCCACGTCGACTACGGCACGCAGCTTCGGATCCCCAAGTCGAGCGCCAGGTGGTACGCCGATGTGATCCGACGTAACGGTCTGGCCGCACAATAG
- a CDS encoding carbohydrate ABC transporter permease, which produces MTTATLQPVARKPKRGGKGPSSTSERLFKASPLTWIGLIFGVILSLFPFYWMIVIASRTNDAANTWPPPFLPGGNLGENIGRVLANQDANILKGLMNSVLVSGTITIATVFFGSLAGFAFAKLRFRGKNALLLVVLASMMIPIQLGVLPLYILMSELGWLNRMPSVIVPFLIGGFGIFMMRQYAEQAVPNELIEAARVDGCSTWRIYWHVVAPALRPAAAVLGLLTFMEQWNQFFWPFVVLADPTNPTVQISLRSLNSAYFADNSQIFAGTLIATLPLFVVFILFGRQIIGGIMEGAVKS; this is translated from the coding sequence ATGACCACCGCAACCCTGCAACCCGTGGCGCGTAAACCCAAACGCGGCGGCAAGGGCCCGTCGTCAACCTCCGAGCGGCTGTTCAAGGCGAGCCCACTGACCTGGATCGGGTTGATCTTCGGGGTGATCCTGTCGCTCTTCCCGTTCTACTGGATGATCGTCATCGCCTCGCGGACCAACGACGCGGCCAACACCTGGCCACCGCCGTTCCTGCCCGGCGGCAACCTCGGTGAGAACATCGGACGGGTGCTGGCCAACCAGGACGCCAACATTCTCAAGGGGCTGATGAACTCGGTCCTGGTGTCGGGCACGATCACCATCGCGACGGTCTTCTTCGGCTCGCTCGCCGGCTTCGCCTTCGCCAAGCTGCGGTTCCGCGGCAAGAACGCCCTGCTGCTGGTCGTCCTAGCGTCGATGATGATCCCGATCCAGCTCGGCGTACTTCCGCTCTACATCCTGATGTCCGAGCTCGGCTGGCTGAACCGGATGCCGTCGGTCATCGTGCCGTTCCTCATCGGCGGCTTCGGGATCTTCATGATGCGGCAGTACGCCGAGCAGGCGGTACCCAACGAACTGATCGAGGCGGCCCGGGTCGACGGCTGTTCCACCTGGCGCATCTACTGGCACGTGGTGGCACCCGCGCTGCGCCCGGCTGCGGCCGTGCTCGGCCTGCTCACCTTCATGGAGCAGTGGAACCAGTTCTTCTGGCCATTCGTGGTGCTCGCCGATCCGACGAACCCGACGGTGCAGATCTCCCTGCGCAGTCTGAACTCGGCGTACTTCGCCGATAATTCCCAGATTTTCGCGGGGACGCTGATCGCGACGCTCCCGCTGTTCGTTGTCTTCATCCTCTTCGGCCGCCAGATCATCGGCGGCATCATGGAAGGCGCCGTCAAGTCGTGA
- a CDS encoding carbohydrate ABC transporter permease — protein MSLELDTPAPAQPRGHRAGPAGGEKARRRSLTRLDLKFSPYLYVLPFFVIFATFGIYPIVYTVWIAMTDRSPLNAETSFIGLDNFVRLIADDPQFWNAVYNTFGMFLMATVPQLVIAMMLANALNRRIKGQTFFRMAIAMPIITSTAVVALIFSMIYARDFGLINWLLSVFGADPIDFRASKFASWFAISTMVDWRWVGYNALIYLAGMQAIPKDMYEAAALDGASRMRQFWSITVPQLRPTIIFTLIISTIGGLQLFTEPLLFTSGPGGISGGSQGQFQTITMYLLDVMNQRFQWGYAGAVSLLLFLLIAGMSLVNYLLARRISSDK, from the coding sequence ATGAGCCTGGAGCTTGACACCCCCGCGCCGGCGCAGCCGCGCGGACACCGGGCGGGTCCGGCCGGCGGTGAGAAGGCCCGACGCCGCTCGCTGACCCGCCTGGACCTCAAATTCTCCCCCTACCTCTACGTCCTGCCGTTCTTCGTCATCTTCGCGACCTTCGGCATCTACCCGATCGTCTACACCGTCTGGATCGCGATGACCGACCGGTCACCGCTGAACGCCGAGACCAGCTTCATCGGCCTGGACAACTTCGTCCGGCTGATCGCCGACGACCCACAGTTCTGGAACGCGGTCTACAACACCTTCGGCATGTTCCTGATGGCCACGGTCCCGCAGTTGGTGATCGCGATGATGCTGGCCAACGCGCTGAACCGGCGGATCAAGGGTCAGACCTTCTTCCGGATGGCCATCGCGATGCCGATCATCACCTCGACCGCGGTGGTCGCGCTGATCTTCTCCATGATCTACGCCCGCGACTTCGGCCTGATCAACTGGCTGCTGTCGGTGTTCGGTGCGGACCCGATCGACTTCCGGGCCAGCAAGTTCGCCTCCTGGTTCGCGATCTCCACGATGGTCGACTGGCGATGGGTCGGCTACAACGCGTTGATCTATCTCGCCGGAATGCAGGCCATCCCCAAGGACATGTACGAGGCCGCCGCGCTCGACGGCGCGTCCCGGATGCGGCAGTTCTGGTCGATCACCGTGCCGCAGTTGCGGCCCACCATCATCTTCACCCTGATCATCTCGACGATCGGTGGCCTGCAGCTGTTCACCGAACCCCTGCTGTTCACCAGCGGGCCCGGCGGCATCTCCGGTGGATCACAGGGTCAGTTCCAGACCATCACGATGTACCTGCTCGACGTCATGAACCAGCGCTTCCAGTGGGGCTACGCGGGCGCGGTGTCGCTGCTGCTGTTCCTGCTGATCGCGGGCATGTCGCTCGTCAACTACCTGTTGGCCCGTCGGATCAGCTCGGACAAGTGA
- a CDS encoding ABC transporter substrate-binding protein produces MSVTLRRYAAVALASAVMFTATACSSDDADSDPDGPITLVVDIFGDAGFGYDELIEQYQNDNPNVTVQQRGKGLGLGDYNTRLTQQITAGSGAGDVVAIEEGTMSQFFAQADKFVDLGEYGANDLKDNFLPWKWEAGVLPDGKVLALGTDVGGMALCYRKDHFEAANLPTERDEVGALWSSWEDFIEVGEQFKAATPDKAFVDSATSFYNLVLSQIAGDSSGHTYYDTDNQFVLESNPDVRAAFDLTTDMIGAGLSNNLQSFSNEWNAGFKNASFATIACPAWMTGVIEGQAGPEAAGKWDIAKAPGNGGNWGGSFLAVPTSSKHQAAAAELVKYLTSPEGHISAFESVGNLPSSPQALEDPTVAAAVNDYFSDAPTGEIFAAGASELKPVYLGPKNQAVRTAVENALRAVEQGQAPDAGWQDAVTNGTAAGR; encoded by the coding sequence ATGAGCGTCACGCTCCGGCGGTACGCCGCGGTCGCACTCGCCTCAGCCGTTATGTTCACGGCCACGGCCTGCAGCTCCGACGACGCCGATTCGGATCCAGACGGCCCGATCACCCTGGTTGTCGACATCTTCGGCGACGCGGGCTTCGGATACGACGAACTGATCGAGCAGTACCAGAACGACAACCCGAACGTCACCGTGCAGCAGCGGGGCAAGGGCCTTGGCCTGGGTGACTACAACACCCGCCTCACCCAGCAGATCACCGCCGGCTCCGGTGCCGGGGACGTGGTGGCGATCGAAGAGGGCACGATGTCGCAGTTCTTCGCCCAGGCCGACAAGTTCGTCGACCTCGGTGAGTACGGCGCCAACGACCTCAAGGACAACTTCCTGCCCTGGAAGTGGGAGGCCGGCGTGCTGCCCGACGGCAAGGTGCTCGCACTCGGCACCGACGTCGGCGGCATGGCGCTGTGCTACCGCAAGGACCACTTCGAGGCCGCCAACCTGCCGACCGAACGCGACGAGGTCGGCGCGCTCTGGTCGAGCTGGGAGGACTTCATCGAGGTCGGCGAGCAGTTCAAGGCCGCCACCCCGGACAAGGCGTTCGTCGACTCGGCGACCAGCTTCTACAACCTGGTGCTGAGCCAGATCGCCGGTGACAGCAGCGGACACACCTACTACGACACCGACAACCAGTTCGTCCTGGAGAGCAACCCGGACGTGCGGGCGGCATTCGACCTGACCACCGACATGATCGGTGCCGGGCTGTCGAACAACCTGCAGTCATTCTCCAACGAGTGGAACGCCGGCTTCAAGAACGCCAGCTTCGCCACCATCGCCTGCCCGGCCTGGATGACCGGTGTCATCGAGGGCCAGGCCGGTCCGGAGGCCGCCGGCAAGTGGGACATCGCCAAGGCGCCGGGCAACGGCGGCAACTGGGGCGGCTCGTTCCTCGCGGTGCCCACCTCCAGCAAGCACCAGGCCGCCGCCGCCGAGCTGGTGAAGTACCTGACCAGCCCGGAGGGTCACATCTCCGCCTTCGAGTCGGTCGGCAACCTGCCGTCCTCGCCGCAGGCGCTGGAGGACCCGACGGTCGCCGCCGCGGTCAACGACTACTTCTCGGACGCTCCGACCGGTGAGATCTTCGCCGCCGGCGCCAGCGAGCTCAAGCCGGTCTACCTCGGTCCGAAGAACCAGGCGGTCCGTACGGCGGTGGAGAACGCGCTGCGGGCGGTGGAGCAGGGCCAAGCCCCGGACGCGGGTTGGCAGGACGCCGTGACGAACGGTACGGCCGCCGGTCGATAG
- a CDS encoding plasmid pRiA4b ORF-3 family protein: MARRIFHLLVTLSDVAPPVWRRVQVPGGYTLDRVHRVIQHAMGWQDCHLHSFEINGAQYGEPDPDGELLLRDELEIRLDSVVAKGARFRYTYDFGDWWEHDVVVEEVGPPEPDVRYPLCSDGASACPPEDVGGAFGYAEFLAVVADPADPRHAEMVATVGTRFDPVAFDAGRVTTLLRRLT, translated from the coding sequence ATGGCCCGTCGGATCTTCCACCTGCTGGTCACCTTGTCCGACGTGGCGCCGCCGGTCTGGCGTCGGGTGCAGGTGCCGGGCGGGTACACCCTCGACCGGGTGCACCGGGTGATCCAGCACGCCATGGGTTGGCAGGACTGCCACCTGCACTCGTTCGAGATCAACGGTGCCCAGTACGGCGAACCGGATCCGGATGGTGAACTCCTGCTGCGTGACGAGTTGGAGATCCGGCTGGACTCCGTGGTCGCCAAGGGCGCCCGGTTTCGTTACACCTACGACTTCGGTGACTGGTGGGAGCACGACGTCGTGGTGGAGGAGGTCGGCCCGCCCGAGCCGGACGTCCGGTATCCGCTCTGCTCCGACGGGGCGTCCGCCTGCCCGCCGGAGGACGTGGGTGGTGCCTTCGGCTACGCCGAGTTCCTGGCCGTGGTCGCCGATCCGGCTGATCCTCGGCACGCCGAGATGGTCGCGACGGTGGGGACCCGCTTCGATCCGGTGGCCTTCGACGCCGGTCGGGTGACGACGTTGCTGCGTCGGTTGACCTGA
- a CDS encoding pyrimidine reductase family protein, which produces MSGPTSSSIRRLAPDPDGATLDDADLISGYAVAPGPHLRANFVTSVDGAVSVAGRSEGLSSRADKRIFAILRMLCDALLVGAGTLRQEQYRALRLDERRRQWRQRQGRPAQPTLVVVSGSLDLDPSQSAFADAPVRPIVLTTADAPVQRRKRLAEVADIVVAGDRTVDLPHGLDQVRALGHQQVLCEGGPLLFGTLTAADAIDELCLTVSPLLAGAGAGRITAGPASAVRTMRLRQVLGDDDGMLMLRYTRDAQPR; this is translated from the coding sequence ATGAGCGGTCCGACGTCGAGTTCGATCCGACGGCTGGCCCCGGATCCGGACGGTGCCACCCTCGACGACGCCGACCTGATCTCCGGGTACGCCGTCGCGCCCGGCCCGCACCTACGAGCCAACTTCGTGACCAGCGTCGACGGCGCGGTGTCCGTCGCCGGCCGGTCCGAAGGGCTGTCCAGCCGCGCGGACAAACGGATCTTCGCGATCCTGCGGATGCTCTGCGACGCCCTGCTGGTCGGTGCCGGGACCCTACGGCAGGAGCAGTACCGGGCGCTTCGACTCGACGAGCGACGACGGCAGTGGCGGCAACGACAGGGCCGCCCGGCCCAGCCCACCCTGGTGGTCGTCTCCGGCTCGCTCGATCTCGACCCGAGTCAGTCCGCCTTCGCCGACGCACCGGTCCGGCCGATCGTGCTCACCACGGCCGACGCGCCGGTGCAGCGCCGAAAACGACTGGCGGAGGTGGCCGACATCGTGGTGGCCGGAGATCGCACCGTCGATCTCCCCCATGGGCTCGACCAGGTCCGCGCCCTCGGCCATCAGCAGGTGCTCTGTGAGGGGGGTCCACTGTTGTTCGGCACCCTGACCGCCGCCGACGCCATCGACGAACTCTGTCTCACGGTCTCCCCGTTGCTCGCCGGCGCGGGTGCCGGCCGGATCACCGCCGGCCCGGCCAGCGCAGTACGGACGATGCGCCTACGGCAGGTGCTCGGCGACGACGACGGGATGCTGATGCTGCGCTACACCCGGGACGCCCAGCCGCGCTGA
- a CDS encoding ATP-binding protein — MSEDVPPGTPVGRVLGTADATPLQFWTAVGAGSYLQLDDVVVTRRELPGGKTVTIAGVVTQVRARHEGAQFDSDVFAIADGTLPAQVQEAAEITATRVDPEIYVPPEPGAPVWRAEGDARARALHFDRMERRIPMGTGRDGVPVYLNADFLDGQRGAHVSISGISGVATKTSFATFLLYSVFRSGTLGGDAVNAKALIFNVKGEDLLFLDHPNIRLDEATTAAYAKLGLPAGAFPDVRVYAPPRAGDASGTPDVTSRLAGVDSFYWTVTEFCEHRLLPYVFADADDERQQYTMVVHAVTAYLHRHAQPADGGISLDGRRIHSYPDLVDHIVDQLGDEETRSTWAGSAVGMGTVNAFARRLIGSKRDLARLIRGDLATRRPHQINTTESAQVTVVDLHNLPDRAQRFVVGVTLKGEFERKERAGTAKPLLFVVLDELNKYAPRDGSSPIKEVLLDIAERGRSLGVILIGAQQTASEVERRIVTNSAVRVVGRLDPAEASRPEYGFLPAVQRQRVLLAKPGTMFVNQPDIPVPLCLEFPFPAWATRSSEAGAAPSGTLRSIVQAADPFAVVGSRSTITDDEIPF; from the coding sequence ATGAGTGAGGACGTGCCGCCGGGCACCCCGGTCGGCCGGGTGCTCGGCACCGCCGACGCCACCCCGCTGCAGTTCTGGACGGCGGTCGGCGCGGGCAGCTACCTGCAACTCGACGACGTCGTGGTGACCCGTCGGGAGTTGCCGGGCGGGAAGACGGTCACCATCGCCGGCGTCGTCACCCAGGTGCGCGCCCGGCACGAGGGTGCGCAGTTCGACTCCGACGTGTTCGCCATCGCCGACGGCACACTGCCCGCCCAGGTGCAGGAGGCAGCCGAGATCACCGCCACTCGGGTCGACCCGGAGATCTACGTGCCACCGGAGCCCGGTGCCCCGGTGTGGCGGGCCGAGGGCGACGCCCGCGCCCGCGCCCTGCACTTCGACCGGATGGAGCGCCGGATCCCGATGGGCACCGGCCGCGACGGCGTGCCGGTCTACCTCAACGCCGACTTCCTCGACGGCCAGCGGGGCGCCCATGTGTCGATCTCCGGCATCTCCGGGGTGGCCACCAAGACCAGCTTCGCCACGTTCCTGCTCTACTCGGTGTTCCGCTCCGGCACCCTCGGCGGCGACGCGGTCAACGCCAAAGCGCTGATCTTCAACGTCAAAGGCGAGGACCTGCTCTTCCTCGACCACCCGAACATCCGGTTGGACGAGGCGACGACCGCCGCGTACGCCAAACTCGGCCTGCCCGCCGGCGCCTTCCCGGACGTACGGGTCTACGCACCGCCGCGCGCCGGCGACGCCTCCGGCACCCCGGACGTGACCAGCCGGCTCGCCGGCGTGGACAGTTTCTACTGGACGGTGACCGAGTTCTGCGAGCATCGGCTGCTGCCGTACGTCTTCGCCGACGCCGACGACGAACGCCAGCAGTACACGATGGTGGTCCACGCGGTCACCGCCTACCTGCACCGGCACGCCCAGCCAGCCGACGGCGGGATCAGCCTCGACGGCCGGCGCATCCATTCCTACCCCGATCTGGTCGACCACATCGTCGACCAGCTCGGCGACGAGGAGACCCGGTCGACCTGGGCCGGCTCGGCGGTCGGCATGGGTACGGTCAACGCCTTCGCCCGCCGGCTGATCGGCAGCAAACGCGACCTGGCCCGACTGATCCGCGGCGACCTGGCCACCCGACGGCCGCACCAGATCAACACCACGGAGAGTGCCCAGGTCACCGTGGTGGACCTGCACAACCTGCCGGACCGGGCGCAGCGGTTCGTGGTCGGGGTGACGCTCAAGGGCGAGTTCGAGCGTAAGGAGCGGGCCGGCACCGCCAAACCGCTGCTGTTCGTGGTGCTCGACGAGTTGAACAAGTACGCCCCACGGGACGGCTCCTCCCCCATCAAGGAGGTGCTGCTCGACATCGCCGAGCGGGGTCGCTCCCTCGGCGTGATCCTGATCGGCGCCCAGCAGACCGCGAGCGAGGTGGAGCGACGGATCGTCACCAACTCGGCGGTCCGGGTCGTCGGCCGGCTCGATCCTGCCGAGGCGTCCCGGCCGGAGTACGGCTTCCTGCCGGCGGTGCAGCGCCAGCGGGTGCTGCTGGCCAAGCCCGGCACCATGTTCGTCAACCAGCCGGACATCCCGGTGCCGCTCTGCCTGGAGTTCCCCTTCCCGGCCTGGGCCACCCGTTCGTCGGAGGCGGGTGCCGCACCGTCGGGCACCCTGCGCTCCATCGTGCAGGCGGCCGATCCGTTTGCGGTGGTCGGCAGCCGGTCGACGATCACCGACGACGAAATCCCGTTCTGA
- a CDS encoding exonuclease SbcCD subunit D has protein sequence MRILHTSDWHVGKVLKGQQRLAEQIQALGQVVEIARAERPDLVIVAGDLYDTSAPTPDATRVVTRALTALRGTGAAVVAIGGNHDNGAALDALRPWAEAAGITLRGSVRDNPDEHVIDGVTDGGERWQLAALPFLSQRYAVRATEMYQLSAAEATQTYADHVSRVIARLTDGFGAPGVINLITAHLTVVGGRSGGGEREVHTVLGYAVPATVFPTGTHYVALGHLHRAQQLEAPCPVRYSGSPLAVDFGEEENVASVSVVDVTASTAARVREVSVAAATALRTVRGTLEELAAGDHGDAWLRVFIQEAPRAGLREQVQELLPRALEIRIDPEFARTQPGPARTAQRTGRAPGELFADYLDARGHGDDGVRSLFDTLYEEVTSS, from the coding sequence ATGCGGATCCTGCACACCTCCGACTGGCATGTCGGCAAGGTCCTCAAGGGACAGCAGAGGCTGGCCGAGCAGATCCAGGCGCTCGGCCAGGTGGTGGAGATCGCCCGAGCCGAGCGCCCAGACCTGGTGATCGTCGCCGGTGACCTCTACGACACCTCGGCGCCGACCCCGGACGCAACCCGGGTGGTGACCAGGGCGTTGACCGCGTTGCGCGGCACCGGCGCCGCCGTGGTGGCCATCGGCGGCAACCACGACAACGGGGCCGCGTTGGACGCGTTGCGGCCGTGGGCCGAGGCCGCCGGCATCACCCTGCGCGGCAGCGTACGGGACAATCCAGACGAACACGTCATCGACGGGGTGACCGACGGCGGCGAACGGTGGCAGCTGGCCGCGCTGCCGTTCCTGTCCCAGCGGTACGCGGTACGCGCCACCGAGATGTACCAGCTGAGCGCCGCGGAGGCCACCCAGACCTACGCCGACCATGTCAGCCGGGTCATCGCCAGATTGACCGACGGCTTCGGCGCGCCCGGCGTGATCAACCTGATCACCGCCCACCTGACCGTGGTCGGTGGGCGCTCCGGCGGCGGCGAGCGGGAGGTGCACACCGTCCTCGGGTACGCCGTACCGGCCACCGTCTTCCCGACCGGGACGCACTACGTGGCGCTGGGTCACCTGCACCGGGCCCAGCAGCTCGAGGCGCCCTGCCCGGTGCGCTACAGCGGCAGCCCGCTGGCGGTCGACTTCGGCGAGGAGGAGAACGTCGCCTCGGTCAGCGTCGTCGACGTCACCGCCAGCACCGCCGCCCGGGTACGCGAGGTGTCGGTCGCCGCCGCAACCGCGCTGCGTACCGTCCGGGGCACCCTCGAGGAGCTGGCCGCCGGCGACCACGGCGACGCCTGGCTGCGGGTCTTCATCCAGGAGGCACCCCGGGCCGGACTTCGTGAGCAGGTGCAGGAGCTGCTGCCCCGGGCGTTGGAGATACGGATCGACCCGGAGTTCGCCCGTACCCAGCCCGGCCCCGCGCGTACCGCCCAACGCACCGGGCGGGCCCCCGGCGAGCTGTTCGCCGACTACCTCGACGCGCGCGGACACGGCGACGACGGTGTCCGGTCCCTGTTCGACACCCTCTACGAGGAGGTGACCTCGTCGTGA